A part of Antennarius striatus isolate MH-2024 chromosome 21, ASM4005453v1, whole genome shotgun sequence genomic DNA contains:
- the shisa8b gene encoding protein shisa-9, with product MTAKKHPFLFLLLNFLITPPALTQDPSVTTVTVTERDSLVLPTTLANQTTTQNTPAETGLSTPTSGGETDDEDVPPVGGTRCQGYYDVMGQWDPPFNCNAGVFLYCCGTCFYRFCCQFRQQRLDQRICSNYDTPIWANTGKPVATITEGQGDQDRDRTHLIVYIICGVVAIMVLVGIFTKLGLEKSRGGSGGGAGVGHPDLNSRTLTDLLKQQGGEVSSLENATAASPSRGRPNGVSARMLRSRSEQYQLNNSIYGQFGPGLPHPHSNHSTVGLNKYTSLKAVAQTASRSYYKSFPLMDFSQYQPVVPAGFQPLPIQPKEKSYIHQPVTMHHNLHAPLSISIPPSHLEHSCLPKTTTHPLLSSSAFKAWEPTGRHVHRQASAPGQTSTSSSSMHTSTRRPGYSSQMQHSTETIPDLFNQAYGGVYRGPAGQGQLPSQPYYQHSRKKSYSTHSTTEVTV from the exons ATGACGGCCAAAAAAcatcctttcctcttcctccttctaaATTTCCTCATAACCCCACCTGCTCTCACCCAGGACCCCTCCGTCACCACGGTGACAGTAACTGAACGCGACTCCCTCGTCCTCCCTACCACACTGGCCAACCAGACCACCACTCAGAACACTCCTGCAGAGACAGGCCTGTCCACTCCCACCAGTGGCGGCGAGACAGACGACGAGGACGTCCCTCCCGTCGGTGGGACACGTTGCCAAGGTTACTACGATGTAATGGGCCAATGGGACCCGCCATTCAATTGCAACGCCGGTGTGTTTCTCTACTGCTGCGGAACCTGTTTCTACCGGTTCTGCTGTCAGTTCCGGCAGCAGCGGCTGGACCAGAGAATCTGCTCCAACTACGACACCCCCATCTGGGCAAACACCGGCAAGCCTGTGGCCACCATCACCGAGGGCCAGGGGGACCAGGACCGGGACCGCACACACCTCATCGTCTACATCATCTGTGGGGTGGTGGCCATCATGGTGCTGGTGGGAATCTTCACCAAACTGGGCCTGGAGAAGAGtcgaggaggaagtggaggaggagcaggggtgGGGCACCCTGACCTCAACTCCAG AACGCTGACAGACCTGCTGAAGCAGCAGGGAGGTGAGGTGAGCTCCTTGGAAAACGCCACGGCtgcttctcccagcagagggaGGCCCAACGGCGTCTCGGCCAGGATGCTGCGCAGCAGGAGTG AGCAGTACCAGCTCAATAACTCCATCTATGGCCAGTTTGGACCGGGGCTTCCACACCCACACAGCAACCACAGCACAGTGGGACTCAACAAATACACCTCCCTCAAAGCTGTGG CACAGACTGCATCTCGCAGCTACTACAAGAGTTTTCCACTCATGGACTTCTCCCAGTACCAACCCGTTGTACCTGCGGGCTTCCAGCCTCTACCCATACAGCCTAAAGAGAAGTCATACATCCACCAACCTGTGACGATGCACCACAATCTCCACGCTCCTCTGTCCATCTCTATCCCCCCCAGTCACCTGGAGCACTCGTGTCTCCCCAAGaccaccacccacccactgCTTTCCAGCTCTGCCTTCAAAGCCTGGGAACCAACTGGCCGTCACGTCCACCGGCAGGCCTCTGCCCCGGGGCAAacgtccacctcctcctcctccatgcacACCTCCACACGGAGACCTGGCTACTCATCCCAAATGCAGCACAGCACAGAGACCATACCTGATCTTTTCAATCAGGCGTATGGGGGGGTGTACAGAGGACCTGCGGGGCAGGGGCAGCTCCCATCTCAACCCTACTACCAGCACAGCAGGAAGAAGAGCTACTCCACCCATAGTACAACTGAGGTGACCGTGTGA
- the desi1b gene encoding desumoylating isopeptidase 1b: MDQIHSHPVKVYIYDISKGMARQLSYAMLGKQLDGIWHTAIVIHGTEYFFGGQGISSCSPGGTILGEPDSIVDLGSTEVSSEIFLEYVVALGESTYRGDKYNLFEHNCNTFSNEVAQFLTGKKIPSYVTDLPSEVLSTPFGQALRPILDSMAVNPGGSSINRQQ; this comes from the exons ATGGACCAAATTCACTCTCATCCGGTTAAAGTTTATATTTACGACATATCCAAAGGCATGGCTCGTCAACTGAGTTATGCCATGCTGG gTAAACAACTTGATGGGATATG GCACACTGCCATTGTGATCCACGGGACAGAGTATTTCTTTGGAGGCCAAGGCATCAGCTCTTGTTCACCT GGTGGCACCATTCTGGGCGAGCCGGACTCCATTGTGGACCTTGGCTCCACTGAGGTGTCTTCAGAGATTTTTTTAGAATATGTGGTTGCACTGGGAGAGTCGACATACAG AGGTGACAAGTATAATCTGTTTGAGCACAACTGTAATACCTTCAGCAATGAGGTGGCTCAATTCCTCACAGGCAAAAAGATCCCGTCCTATGTCACAGACCTCCCATCAGAAGTACTATCCAC GCCTTTTGGCCAGGCTCTCCGTCCTATACTGGATTCCATGGCTGTGAATCCTGGAGGCAGCAGCATAAACAGACAGCAATAG